Genomic window (Arachis hypogaea cultivar Tifrunner chromosome 13, arahy.Tifrunner.gnm2.J5K5, whole genome shotgun sequence):
tcaaatataaccTAATTTAAAAAGATCAAATATGATTTAGATTAGTTAAGATTAATTTTGTAATCATATCTTTAGATTAATTTCACATTTTATAGCTTTATTCTAAGAAGATTTGATCCACTTTTTAGGTTGATCAATTAGGAATCTATTAAGTAAGTTTATAAGACATTTTATGGAGGTTGATCAATTAGGTTGTGCACGAATTTCTATACATTCAAGTAGGTGAAtaatttgctttgtttgttgacACCTTTTTACATGCGCACAACTTTTATTGGGCGTAAAAAATAGACAATGTGATTTTAGTATTTTACCATTGTCCAACGTGTGATAAGATAATGCTAGCTCATTCTTTCGCTTACCGTGTCACTGCCAAAAAAGGTTAAGGAATAGTACCCGGAGATTAACGAGTTTGGTTCACCGTTCAGAAGCTAAAAAAGCAGTTTATCCCATCGTTAACGAGTCAAGTACGAAGGAGTTACGGCTTTACTCAACCCCGCCGAGCAGGGAAGTGGAGGTACCAGTGTTGCAAGATCACTCTTTTGCTACCCATCCGTAACTCAATCACTCCGACAATCCCCATCTTCTTTTTCCAGCGATGCCGGAGCGAGACGACAAAGGTTGGGACTTCTACCTCCGAACGCTCTCCAACAGCTCCAGAGACTCCAACACTGCCAACGACCCCGCTTCCGATCCCTCTCTTCTTCATTCCGTAACTAACTCTTCCCCATATTTCCCTCTTTCgtaacaaaattattatttaattatttcttactTTGTTTTTCTGAATTTTGATTAGGTGAAGAAGCTTTACGAAATTTGCAAGTCTAAGAATTCGGAGGACTTGGTAGCTAGGGTTTATCCGCATGTTAACAAGATCTTCCATCGAGCCGTCGCTTCCCGTTCTCAATCTCGAACCTCCAACGGCCTTCTCTTATTGGTTTATCTCCATTCTTTTATAATTCTTTCTTTATTATCATCACTTGATTTATCTTTTTGAAAGCACTTCGGATAAAAAACTTACGATTTTTCTTCCTTTCGTTCTCATTTCTTAGGCAATTCTTCAGTTTTTTCTAGACTTTGGAGAGGTTGTTCTTCATGATGCTGATCCTAGTCTTAGGACATTTTTTCGTTCGTGTTTGAGCAGGTGATtctatatattttgatatattttcgTTCGGTTTCAAATTATATGGATAGTTATGCATGTGgtttaattcttattttctcATTAACGATTCAAATGCTGCATTTCACTCTATCTGAAGTCTTAATAATGGGAATGGAAGGGAGGAAGAGGGAGTGAATAGATTCTCAATGATTTTCAGGGACTTAGGCTTTCTACTTTTAGCTTTATTTTAGGAAGTTATCATCAAAACAGGGCTTATTACTCTTGTGACATATTTGTATCCTATTGCAGAGAGTTTGCTGATCCGGTTGTGGCAGAAGCAACTGTCGAATTTATCGTTTCCAACAAGAAGAAGCTTCTAAGTTCTTTCCCTAACTTATTGCCTCAGGTATGACCTAAGCTCTACTTGTTTTTTCGAGGATATATTTCTTTCAGTGTTTTCGAGCGAAAAAGAAGAGAAGCTAAAGGGTTTTGCTAACAAGAGTCCTAATGACACTAGTTAAGGATACCACAAACAAGATTTTAAatggaaaatataattttttaagttttcaatccATTGAATCCGATGCTATTAAATTGAAACAGTCAAAGCCTTCTTTTTTAACTCTCTTAACCAATGCCTTAGGACACTGTTTGGCTAAACCTTAGAAGAAAATCGCACCTAAAGTTTTCCCAGGCAGTAAATTAAGAAGTTTGGTATGAGAAAATAGTTACTTGACAAAATGAGTATTATTTGTTATATGCATACTATTTTAGTTATAGAATCCTGGGTATGGCAGAAATATGTCACTGTTTGATTCAATTTTCTGATCTACAGTTTCTATGCCCATCTCCATATGTTTAGCTTTGGAAAATGGAGACGGGTAGGTTTCTTGATTCTAGAATCTAAGTTGAACTGTGAAAAGTTCAATCATATTAACATCTTGATTCTTGAGCATGTTCCCTTCTGCCTTTGTAACATTCTTCTTGTAGACTTATACCAGAATTCCGCTATCTGAAATTAGCTATCATAATTCATTTGGCAGTTTTTTCCTTTGTTGTTGAAACTGATCGCTTGGAATGGTGAAAGGTATGcattctttctttcctttcttttttctttaattttttttaattttattttgcgcTACGTGTGGGTGGGAGGTTAACCAACGAATTCCAACATATTCTGAATGAATAAAGACAATGGAGACAAATGGACCATTGATTTGCTGATCTAAGCTCTATTGCGTGCATCTTGATCAGTTGATCTTAAAATGATAAAAACAAAGTATTTCAAGTAGGTATGACAAAAATCAGATTAGTATCTTCTTAAAAGGTTgataaacattgaaaaagaaATCTGTTTAACTGCATATTAGAAGAAATTAACGATTGAACTTTATCCTCAATTTTCAAGTATGACTGGAATAAAATATGATTGGGTCTTAATGGCATATATAGCTCTTCTTAAAAGGTTGATAAAcattgtaattcttttattattttttggagtGTTAGGGTGTGCCTATTATTGGACCAGTTTTTGATAACTAGTTTTGCTGGTTTTGGTCGATGTAAGAACCAAGTTATTGTTGCTTTAGGCTGTCCATGTTACTCTTAGATCCATTTTGTTTGGAGTGTAACATTTATAGCTTCAAGGAAAATTCTTTGGGATAAGATTACTTGGTGAAAAGCTGAAGGTCTTTTTACCCTTACAATCATTGTTAAGGACTGTGTGGCTTTGCTATGTTTATGTTCGCATTTTGGTTCtctttgattatttatttattttgggtaaagtatattttttatctttgaagTTTTCAAAAAGTTTCTACAATACCCTTGACgtttaatttgtttcaattttgtttcttACATTTCAAATAAGTTTCGATTTTACGATTGAGgttaaattttttacaattaacatATGGTCAAATTCATTTTTACGAAATTTTCTCCTAATAAGATCGACATGATCATCACCATCTCACTTCCACCTCTTGCCTTCAACCCACACTCAGCTACACCACCTCCCCCACCCCCCACCATCATTATCTCATCTTCACCTCTCTCCCCTTCACCCCACCCTCATCCTCACCACCACCAAAAACAGCAAGAACAGCAATAACAACAATAGATTCAACACAGCTTAAcaacagattcaacaacaatagATTCAACACAACTCAACAATAGCTTTAACAAAAATTCCAGTTAGATATTTCCCCTTCCATAGAAGCTAGATGCCTTACCCTTCTATTTGATTAttcaattactaaaatattttccCTTCCCTTACAGTCAGTCCCCTTTTTTACATGTTGAAGGAATCTTGCTAAAATGAAAAGAAGCTTAAAGAAACATTACATAGATATTTCACGTAACTTGTATGTAGTTGCATTCTGTTAGTGTGCCTAATAGAGATTTTGACAAACAATTGTTACACCCACTTTTGCAGATTAGAGAAACAATTTTCGAAAGCTTTCCCTGGATTGATGTCACCTGGATCATTTATTCCGTTATTCCCATATTTAATAGACTTGCCGAGTAAGTTCATATGACCATTCATGTATTGTTTACTTCTACTTTTTCATAGAAAAATGTTATAACTTATTTCTCTTGTATGTTAATGACCTGTTGAGTACCTAACATAATCCTCTTCCTTTATGAAATATGAGTCTCTATATAAAGGCTTGCAACAAGCATGGCATACGTACAGTTGAAATTTTATAATAATGAATTGGGTCATGGATGTGATAAATGCCTTTTCAATAAAGAATTCATGTGGAAAGCTTTGCGTGGATAATTGTGAATTTATGAGTTGCAAGGGGAGTATAGAAAAATTGGCAGCATAAGGTGTCAACGATCAAGTGATAGTGATTGTAGGGTGCAAACCAAAATAACTATATGTAGGATGCCCAAACAAATAGGATAGCAAAAAATACAATTATGCATTAAGGAATAAGAAGATAAAGTTTTGGTCATgtaacaacaaattaaagaaagtagAAACATCAGTTTTCGCATGCTACTTAATGGAGAAACATAACTCCGTTTCACTTAGATTGTCTAAACACTAGTGAGAACCAAAATTAACCCTTTATTGTAGAATTCGGGAGTTTAAAGTAAAGGAATTATTGAAAAAGTAAATATTGGAGTTGGACCAAAGGGTGTTAGTTAGTTGTGTACCTTGAATCAGATGGAATCCTATGCATAAATCTAAATGGGTAAATACCTTAGCATAATAAAAGAGAgactaataataagaaaaatggaATCCTATACATAAATTGAAACAGGTAAATACTTTTACTTCTTAAAAAGGCTATCATAAGAAACACTTAACTTCCATGCATCGGCACAATTACATGATCTCTTACATTTTATTGCCTTTTTTGCCCCCTAGTTCTGGTAGTGGCATTGGAGAGGGTGGAAAAAAGCTCAGGACCACTTATTGGAAATAGCATAGCTTCGATTCAGCAGAATACTGCTCCTAAGGTAatcttcaataaaataaaattttggaaaacaaaaagaaaagaaaagtagagtcaTTCTTACCTAAATTTGAAATTTAGGTGAATTTGGCACTTTTTTAATGCAGATGCTACTTGCCCTTATGGATGAAGCCTACACTGGTTCAACAATAGAAGATGGTGGAGGAGATTTTGAATCTGACGATAACAGTGCAATTGATGTATCTGATCCTTTGTTCCTCGAGCTTTTAAAGGATGAAAATGATGGTATCGCTGTATGGTTACCTTCTATCTGTTAAATATTATGTTTGCAGTATAATTTTAGGATGGTTCTTTAGCATTAAGCTTCTTTTTGTTTCTAATGTAATTCTATTTTATGCCAGGAACGTCCTTGGTCATCTCCAGTGATGGCAACTCTATTGCAGGCTGCTGCTAATAGTCCTTACTCTGATAGGCTGAAAGCAGTACTTAGCATGGCACCCCATCTTCTTGATGTTTACTTCTCTATAGCATTGCGTGATGTCAATGACTGTAagttttattcaatttcaatgtTCATTTAACCTGGTATTGGTGCATTACACTGGGATCGATGAATTCTGTTGTGGGAAATATATTCATGATCTTGCTGCTTTTACAGCTTTCTTCCTCTTTTAAATTTGCAGCTCTGATCTGTGCATTGATTCCCCTTCTTATGTCAAGATTTGCTACCATATTTCCGGATAAAGTATTTTCTTATGAGGTACTGACTATTTCTTCTCTTATGATTATGACACACTGTTAGAATATCTGTTGAGAACTGGCATCTGACAATACATGAAGCTGCTTTTCTAGTTCTGTAGAGCACAGACCAGTCATTTGTTATTTAGCTTTCTGTAGGAGTACCTTGTGGTCTTAAAGAAAATTGTATTCTCACAGTTCTCATTAATTTCTTATTTCCATAAATGTCTGGTTTTGTGACTCTTCACTTGAACATCTAAATTTAGTTACCACAATGCGTTGGAACCccccttgtgtgacttaggacaCTTCCACTTTTGGTTACCCGATGTCAATAagaatttctgttttattttttatttttttgaattttaacttacTACATTATATTCTATTCTACTGTGCCTTCAGGTCCGAAACCGGCTTTTGGAGTTTATGCTTTCTACTTTTCAGCATTCTCCAAACTTCATTGCTCTTCTAAAGGTATCTTTCTCACAATatagtatgttttattttttctttatgccAAATATAGTTCAGCCCTTAATTGGGTTTCTACATAGATCTCCTTGCAATAGCATACACTGATTGTGCTATGTGAGAGGTGATAAAAATATGGTAAGAGACAAACTTGAAAGACATCCAAATGGGCATGGACATATATCACAAGTATAAGCTTCAACGTCAATGCTTTATCCGATTAGGTGGGATCTGCTACATGGGTCAAACGACGTTATTATGCCCTATTGTGTATCATATTTGTAGTAAGCCCGTGAATGCTTAGTGTTCACCACCTCATTCAGATATGATAATTGCACTCATCTTTGATTAATTGGCTTGAATTCTATGGTTTAGTATAAGCTTCAATCTTGCCTTATTttcttttactattaaaaattgtTTTGAAGTTTAAAATAAACTCATTATTTGTGTGttacttctttttccttttcaaaatttaaacgaCCATATATGTGTCGTGTTCTGCCACATTGGAGTCAAAAATATGACATTGATAGATTCCAAGTGTCATAGAAGTTTGATATTGACATAATCTATACGTGTACTTGACACCATTATATGCTGCTCATACACAATTTTCCCCCTTTTGGGATGTGCCTTGTGTGGTTGTGCCCCATATTGCTATTTCTTAAAATtgcatttttatatttaaaatactgTTACGTATTCCTTTAGTGCTGTGATTTCACTTACCATTTCTGTTTTGCGAAGCTTATGCTTGTATGATTTTATTCCAGAAACCTATAATGGACAGACTTGGAGAAGCTTATGACAGCCCAGAAAAGGTTAGCCTGCAAATATTTTAACTATTTCCCAGAGAGGGATGCAACAAAACAATTAAGGGTTAAGAATTCATTGGATTTACTTTAGACAGAATTGGCATTGCAATTATGCTGGGCCATTGGAGAGCATGGTGGAGGTGGTGAATCTCACAAAGACGAAGCTCGTGAGCTTTTTGAGAGTTTAGAACTCCTTTTGTATGAAAACCTTTCCTCTAGGTATGGATGTAGGATAAACTTGCTGCTTCACGTGCAATGTTTCTTGGGTACTTGTGTGATGATGTGATCTACTTTCTTTACCTGGAAGTCGTCTCGGCATGACACAGGAGGTGTCCCTTGGTCCTGATAAGAATAACTACAGACGGTCATCACAATCGAGGCTTCTATGTTTTGTTATAACAGCCATTTCAAAGCTTGCTACACACCATCGCGAATTAGCACCAAGAGCACGTGTATCCTTGGGCAAGGTATTTCAGTGGTTTCATAAAGCAAAGCATAAGAAGGATTTAGCAATTTTCTGCCCTCTAATTAAGGGTCTATATCCCAGGTGGCCCGTTCTCGAATTTCAGATGTGAGGGTGTGGAGACGTGCATGCGATTTCCTGGCTCTGATGAATGATCCTGCTATATGCGCATCCATATTGGGGCCTTCACGGTCTTCAACAGGCAAAGTTGGCAGCATAAATTGGAATGAAGGTGCAACAAAGATGATTGCACACGTTCCTTTTTACATTCTAGGGGAACAAGAAGGTGAGAAATGCTTTCCGTTCATATTAATTGGTTATTCTTTTCAGGTGAACTATCAAAAACGTTTAGTTGCTGACAAAATTATCTTTAAACGATTAAAATGACTAAACTTTCTCCAAAGGATTTAAAAgcatgataaaaataatatatatatatatatatagtaacaaGCAATATTTGTCTTTGACAAACGGTTTGCGAATTTGAATCGAATTTTTGTTGAAACATTTGGATTACTATTTAGAAGatttatgcaaaaaattaaagcaaaattctatctttagatttttatttttcatttgttttaaaaaaatgtagGCCACCAATAAAAAAGTCGCATAACAAATTGCTTGATGcaaaatacataattttaatgataaaaaaaatgtgtttttttttaattattaatgcttgcaaaaaaaaaaatcaaaattcgaTATCTAAAATCCTTTTCGAGAATATATATCGAATATTTGgttttttttgtttcatttttaaaTCTTGAGcgcatttttgtttttttttttcttttaaaaatagagtaattactcaaatcaatcccaaGGATTTTAAAAGTGAGCATTTTAGTCCTCAAAGAAAATTAATACATAGATCAATTTCCAAAGTTTTACTCTGGCAGACAAATCAGTCGCTAGTCTATTTTCCGACAGAGTAATTAACCAAATCAGTCTCCAAGGATTTTAAAAGCGAACATTCTAgtcttcaaaaaaatttaatacacagatcaattccCGACGTTTTTCTCTGTCAGACATAACAGTTCCTCTATCTAATTTACTTTTACTATATgttaacatttattattattagattagcTTTGTGCATGTGGATGATAACATTAGCATATTAATACACTCTTTTCGTTGGAAACAAGCAAGGTGAATAGTGATACtttgaaatccaaattaaaatattttcttttaatacaaacagGTTTTTTAAAATAGGAAATTGTCTGATTCTTGTTGACAATTTGACATTATACATATGGAATTAAGTTACAAATTTgacacacttttttttttgttaccatgGTTTTTCCACACAttataaatcaaagaaaaataatatgtatGCCACATGGATGTGTATGTTAAATTAGTCTAATTATGAAGTAGAAATTCAGTTAGCTTCTTGAGTTAATTGATAATTTGGTGAATAAGTTGAGATTCAAGTGAAAATAGAAGAATAACTTTTATTATACTTAATTTCTAGTTATCACACTAAGTTaagttatattaaatataaaaatatcaaatggtttCAACATTGAGTTTCTtgtagaataatctctaataactTTATTgaacaacattattattattatgtgacaatatatatatacactttttatattttttatgcaaaattttttttatattataaatacatacatgagattctaatgaataaatttattattatttttgtccaaaaaattatggtacagtattattgtgtaattaataataataattattatattttattttactttttttatggATAGGGGACTATTATGTCTGACAGAAAAAAAAAGTTGggaattgatctgtgtattaatttttattagggaTTAAAATGTCTgcttttaaaatcttttggaaactgatttggataattattttGCCAGAAAAAGAACTAAGGACTAATTTGTCTGTCG
Coding sequences:
- the LOC112737796 gene encoding uncharacterized protein — encoded protein: MPERDDKGWDFYLRTLSNSSRDSNTANDPASDPSLLHSVKKLYEICKSKNSEDLVARVYPHVNKIFHRAVASRSQSRTSNGLLLLAILQFFLDFGEVVLHDADPSLRTFFRSCLSREFADPVVAEATVEFIVSNKKKLLSSFPNLLPQFFPLLLKLIAWNGERLEKQFSKAFPGLMSPGSFIPLFPYLIDLPILVVALERVEKSSGPLIGNSIASIQQNTAPKMLLALMDEAYTGSTIEDGGGDFESDDNSAIDVSDPLFLELLKDENDGIAERPWSSPVMATLLQAAANSPYSDRLKAVLSMAPHLLDVYFSIALRDVNDSLICALIPLLMSRFATIFPDKVFSYEVRNRLLEFMLSTFQHSPNFIALLKKPIMDRLGEAYDSPEKTELALQLCWAIGEHGGGGESHKDEARELFESLELLLYENLSSSRLGMTQEVSLGPDKNNYRRSSQSRLLCFVITAISKLATHHRELAPRARVSLGKVARSRISDVRVWRRACDFLALMNDPAICASILGPSRSSTGKVGSINWNEGATKMIAHVPFYILGEQEGPPFNDFSFSDILPGR